The segment GCAAAGCCATCTAAAATAATTAATGCTACTGGCTTTTTAGGCATTTGCTGCCGCCTCCAATAATGTTAAATAAGATTCTGGTTGTAAGCTTGCTCCACCAACTAGAGCACCATCAATATGCTCTTTTGTTAAAAGCTCCTGAATGTTGTCAGGCTTCACACTGCCGCCGTATTGAATGCGCACAGCATTCGCCGTTTCAGCATTATATAGCTCTTCGATTACTGCTCGAATCGCTCCACATACTTGATTGGCATCGTCTGCCGTAGCAGTTTTACCAGTGCCAATTGCCCAAATTGGTTCATAGGCAATGACCATATGCTCTACCTGCTGTGCTTCAAATCCAGCAAGTGCCGCTTTAATTTGACCCGCAACCTTTTGCTCTGTTGTGCCTGCTTCACGTTCCTCTAGCGTTTCACCACAGCAAATAATCGGTACGATATTATGTGCAAGTGCTGCTGCTACCTTTTTATTAATAGCATCATCTGTTTCATTGTAGTATTCACGGCGTTCTGAATGCCCTAAAATAACATAGTCCACTGCTACACTTGCAAGCTGTGTTGGGCTAATTTCACCAGTAAAAGCACCCTCATTTTCATAATGCATTGTTTGTGCACCAATCGCTAGCTCTGACTCACTAGCAACTTGCACAAGTGTAGGTAGGTAAAGAGCTGGTGCGCAAACAACAGCGTCCACTTTATCATTAGAAGGAAGTTTATCCTGTACTGCATCTACAAACTGAATAGCCTCTTCAAATGTTTTAAACATTTTCCAGTTACCTGCAATAATTGGTTTACGCATCATTTTGCCTCCGATTAGCTTATTTATCGTTTAGTGCTACAATCCCTGGAAGCTCTTTGCCTTCCATTAATTCTAGGGAAGCACCGCCACCTGTAGAAATGTGATCCATTTTATCTGCTACTGCAAATTTTTCAACAGCAGCGGCTGAATCACCACCACCGATTACTGTATAGCCTGCAGTTGCTGCCATTGCATCAGCAACTGTTTTTGTACCACTTGCAAATTTATCCATTTCAAAGACACCCATTGGTCCATTCCAAATAATTAACTTGGAGTTTTGAATAATGTCCGCATAGCGAGCTGCTGTTTTGGGTCCAATATCAAGTCCCATCCAATCAGCCGGAATTGCATCAATATCAACAACTTGTGTTTCAGCATCTTGCGAAAATTCATTTGCTACAACAGCATCAATTGGCATATGTAATTGCACGCCTTTTGCTTTTGCTTTATCAATAAAGGATTTAGCTAGCTCGATTTTATCTTCCTCTAATAAAGATTTACCAATATCATAGCCCTGTGCCTTAATGAACGTATAAGATAGGCCACCACCAATAATTAAGTGATCTACTTTTTCTAACAGACTTTCAATAACACCAATTTTATCTTTTACTTTGGCGCCACCAATAATAGCCGTAAATGGACGCTCAGGGTTTGACAATGCTTTGCCAAGTACATCTAATTCCTTTTGCATTAGGAATCCAGATACTGCTGGAATATGTTTAGCGATTCCTTCAGTAGAAGCATGTGCACGATGAGCTGCACCAAAAGCATCGTTGACATAAATATCAGCTAGCTGTGCAAATTGCTGCGCTAATGCTGGGTCATTTTTCTCCTCACCTGCGTGGAAGCGCACGTTTTCAAGCAACACAATATCGCCATTTTGCATAGTGGCAACAGCTTGCTCTACCTTTTCTCCAATCGACTCATCCAGCTTTGTCACAGGCTTGCCAATTAACTCAGCTAGGCGAATACCAACTGCTGTTAAACGCATATCCTCTTTTACTTCACCTTTCGGACGACCTAAGTGTGAAGCTAAAATAACTTTAGCACCTTGCTCTACTAAATATTCGATTGTTGGAATAGCTGCACGAATACGTGTTTCATCTGTAATAGCACCATCTGCCATTGGTACATTAAAATCTACACGCACAAAAACACGTTTACCTTTTACATCAATATCTGTCATTGTCTTCTTATTTAACATGAAGAAACTCCCTTCAAAGCTTGTTAGTATTTCATCAAGGTATTTTGGTACATCGTCTAGAGGTGTTGCTTATCTCCAATTTTTGATTATGAACCCTTATACTTGCTCTTATAGTAGCAAAAGTTACGTACGATGTCTTGTAATTACTAAAAAGGGAGTAAGGGTAAATTCCCTTACTCCCTTTACCCTTGTATATTATATCGATTAGATATTATAAAGGCTATACTTTTTGTCTATAAAAGCAGTATTGTGTCACACTTATTACGTAAATTGTTCAAATGTGATGCTTATTTATTGTTGAAACCTTGCTCTGCAATGTATAAAGCTAAGTCCATTAAGCGAGTAGAGTAACCAATTTCATTATCATACCAAGCAAGAACTTTTACCATTTTATTTTCTAATACCATTGTAGAAAGACCATCTACAGTTGATGAGTGATGGTTACCATTGTAATCAATTGATACTAACGGTAGCTCATTGTAGCCAAGAATACCTTTTAATTCATTTTCAGAAGCTTCTTTTAATGCTGCATTAATCGTTTCCTTCGATACATCTGCTTTTAGCTCTACAACTAAGTCTACACATGAAACGTTAGGTGTTGGGACACGCATAGAGAAGCCATCTAATTTACCTTTTAATTGTGGTAATACTTTTGAAACAGCTACAGCTGCACCTGTTGTTGTTGGAATCATAGATACCGCACCAGCACGTGCACGACGTGGGTCTGAGTGTGGGAAGTCTAGGATTCGTTGGTCATTTGTATAAGAGTGAATTGTTGTCATCATACCACGCTCAATGCCAAATTTTTCATCTAATACTTTTGCTACTGGTGCAAGACAGTTTGTTGTACAAGAAGCATTTGAAATCACATCATCAGTTGCTGGGTTGTAGTCTGTATGGTTTACACCCATTACAAATGTAGGCATTGCGCCTTTAGCTGGTGCAGAAAGAATCGCTTTTTTAGCACCTGCTTCAACATGTTTGCCTACTTCTTCCATTGAACGGAAACGACCAGTACATTCAAGCACTACATCTACGTCTAGTTCACCCCAAGGTAGTTGTGCTGGATCTTTTTCAGCATATACTTTTACGCGCTTGCCATTTACTACGAAAGAATCTTCATCTGCATTGACTTCAGCATCATAGATACCGTGGACTGAATCATATTTCAATAGATGTGCAAGTTGACCAGCATCTGTTAAATCGTTGACAGCTACTACTTCAATTTCATCATGCTCCATTGCCTCACGAAATACTAAGCGTCCAATACGTCCAAATCCATTAATCGCTAATTTTAATGCCATTGTTAATTCCTCCAATAATGTGTAATGTATGTTTCTAAAAAATAGAAACATTAAATTTATGCTCATTCAAAAAGCGCTGTAGCACTTTTTGAAGTCGAGTGACCTATGTTTATATAAGTTATTCAAAATCATTATTTTCACTAGATGATAAACGAGCAGCAATAGCTTTTGCAGCTGCCTCATCTGTGATAAATATTGTTTGCTTTGGTGCTACCTTAAAATATGAAAGCATAGCATTGACCTTTTGTTTTCCTGCTGCTACTGCAATAACCTGCTGACTTTTTTTCACCTGCTCAAGCTGAATGCCAATTGTACGTATACGATGCACGACCTCTCCTTTGGCATTAAAATAATAGCCAAAAGCCTCACTGACAGCACCCTTCTCCACTAAAATTCGTAAATCTTCAGGAGAAGAATTACGGCGAATCGCCATCTCCTCTGCGGAGCCAATCCCATGAATCACACAGTCTGCCTGCTCATAAAATGCCATCATTTCTGTTATCATCGGCTCTGTTAGCATTGCTTGATAAGCTTGCTCACTTAAATACTCAGGTAAAAATAAGGTGCGATACTGCGCCTCCATCTGCATAGCAAATGTTGCAACAAGTGTATTTGCTTGCATTTGCATTTCATGTCCGATGCCTCCACGTGCAGCAACAAATGTCATATCTTTTGTTTTTTCTAATGGGTGTAAAAATTGTGCAAGAGATGCCACTGATTTTCCACCTGTGACGGCTACTACTTGCCCTTTAAAAGCTGTTGACATAAATTGCAATGCCGCTTCTTTACCAAGCAAGGTCAATATCGTATCGTCTGCATTATAATCACCTGGCACAACAACTACACGCTGTATGCCAAAATGAGCCTCAAGCTGTTTAGCAAGCTGTGTCAGACCTGACCATTCATAAACAATTGCTCTTAACTTTTCAATTACAATCTCACCATCATCTGTACATACCATACCCGATTTTTGTGAATCTAATAACCCTTGTTCACGTAAAATATCTGTTTCTTTGCGTATTTCTCGCTCTGTCATTTTTAATGAATCCGCAAGTGTGCGTCGTCCGATGGGTTGCATAAGCTGAACGGTTTGTAAAATTCGGTATCTAGATTGCAGAAGCGGATACATTTCAGGAAGTAGTCTTTGCTGTGCCTCAGGAACAGTTAACATATTTATCTACTCCCTTTTATAACAGTGGGTTGCTTTTAGTCCCACCATTTAAAATTATGTCCCACTTATATAGCTATTATAATATGCTTTATGTAAAAGAGCAAGTAGTATCCAAAGAAAAAAGCCCCGTAA is part of the Lysinibacillus sp. FSL K6-0232 genome and harbors:
- the tpiA gene encoding triose-phosphate isomerase — its product is MRKPIIAGNWKMFKTFEEAIQFVDAVQDKLPSNDKVDAVVCAPALYLPTLVQVASESELAIGAQTMHYENEGAFTGEISPTQLASVAVDYVILGHSERREYYNETDDAINKKVAAALAHNIVPIICCGETLEEREAGTTEQKVAGQIKAALAGFEAQQVEHMVIAYEPIWAIGTGKTATADDANQVCGAIRAVIEELYNAETANAVRIQYGGSVKPDNIQELLTKEHIDGALVGGASLQPESYLTLLEAAANA
- the gap gene encoding type I glyceraldehyde-3-phosphate dehydrogenase, translating into MALKLAINGFGRIGRLVFREAMEHDEIEVVAVNDLTDAGQLAHLLKYDSVHGIYDAEVNADEDSFVVNGKRVKVYAEKDPAQLPWGELDVDVVLECTGRFRSMEEVGKHVEAGAKKAILSAPAKGAMPTFVMGVNHTDYNPATDDVISNASCTTNCLAPVAKVLDEKFGIERGMMTTIHSYTNDQRILDFPHSDPRRARAGAVSMIPTTTGAAVAVSKVLPQLKGKLDGFSMRVPTPNVSCVDLVVELKADVSKETINAALKEASENELKGILGYNELPLVSIDYNGNHHSSTVDGLSTMVLENKMVKVLAWYDNEIGYSTRLMDLALYIAEQGFNNK
- a CDS encoding phosphoglycerate kinase — translated: MLNKKTMTDIDVKGKRVFVRVDFNVPMADGAITDETRIRAAIPTIEYLVEQGAKVILASHLGRPKGEVKEDMRLTAVGIRLAELIGKPVTKLDESIGEKVEQAVATMQNGDIVLLENVRFHAGEEKNDPALAQQFAQLADIYVNDAFGAAHRAHASTEGIAKHIPAVSGFLMQKELDVLGKALSNPERPFTAIIGGAKVKDKIGVIESLLEKVDHLIIGGGLSYTFIKAQGYDIGKSLLEEDKIELAKSFIDKAKAKGVQLHMPIDAVVANEFSQDAETQVVDIDAIPADWMGLDIGPKTAARYADIIQNSKLIIWNGPMGVFEMDKFASGTKTVADAMAATAGYTVIGGGDSAAAVEKFAVADKMDHISTGGGASLELMEGKELPGIVALNDK
- a CDS encoding sugar-binding transcriptional regulator translates to MLTVPEAQQRLLPEMYPLLQSRYRILQTVQLMQPIGRRTLADSLKMTEREIRKETDILREQGLLDSQKSGMVCTDDGEIVIEKLRAIVYEWSGLTQLAKQLEAHFGIQRVVVVPGDYNADDTILTLLGKEAALQFMSTAFKGQVVAVTGGKSVASLAQFLHPLEKTKDMTFVAARGGIGHEMQMQANTLVATFAMQMEAQYRTLFLPEYLSEQAYQAMLTEPMITEMMAFYEQADCVIHGIGSAEEMAIRRNSSPEDLRILVEKGAVSEAFGYYFNAKGEVVHRIRTIGIQLEQVKKSQQVIAVAAGKQKVNAMLSYFKVAPKQTIFITDEAAAKAIAARLSSSENNDFE